The genomic region TGGTTACCGAGGAACCTGTGTCTGAAACATTTGAAGATCTAGAAGAAAGCAAGAAAGATGATGAAAAGACTCCGTCTGAAGATCTTGTGGATCCTAAGCTGGACACAGAAGAATCTTCTACAACTGCAGATACTGAAGAGGCTACCACATCACAAAATCTTGCAGAGGGTGGTGAGGAGGTGTTAGACAGCAGTTTAGAATCACACCCATCAGAAATACTCTTACAAGAAGGTGAAACTCCTGCAGATCAAGTTGAAAGTGAGCATCTAGAACATGTTGTAGACCCTAAAGTAGACACTGAAGATTTTTCTGCCGCTCTGGTTACTGAAGAACCTGTGTCTGAAACATCTGAACGTCCAGTAGAAAGCAACATAGATGATGAAAAGACTCAGTCCAAAGATCTTGTAGATCCTAAGCTGGACACAGAAGAATCTTCTGAAACAGCAGATAATGAAGAGGTTACCAAATCACAAAGTCTTGCAGAGGACGGAGAAGCTGAGGAGGTGTTAGACAGCAGTGTAGAGTCACAGTCATCAGAAATACTCCTAGAAGGTGAAAGCCCTACAGATCGAGGGGAAAATGAGCAGCGAAAAAATTTTGTAGACTCTAAGGTAGACCCAGAAGCTTCTTCTACAGCTGTACTTACTAAAGAACCTGCATCTGAAGAACCTACTACAGATCAAGTTGAAAAGGAATATCCAGAACATGTTGTAGACTCTAAAGTAGACACAGAAGATTATTTGGATTCTGAGAATTCTTCTGCAGCTCTAGTTACTGAAGAACCTGTGTCTGAAGATTCTACTGGATATGTGGTTGCTGAGGAACCTGTGTCTGAAACATTTGAAGGTCTAGTAGAATGCAAAATAGTTCATGAAAAGACTCAGTCTGAAGATATTGTGAATCCTAAGCTGGATACAGAAGAATCTTCTACAACTGCAGATACTGAAGAGGTTACCAAATCACAAAGTCTTGCGGAGGTTGGGGAAGCTGAGGTGTTAGACAGCAGTATAGAGTCACAGTCATCAGAAATATTCTTAGAAGAAGGTGAAACTCCTGCAGATCAAGTTAAAAGTGAGCATCAAGAACATGTTGTAGACTCTAAAGTAGACACAGAAGCTTTTTCTGCCACTTTGGTTACTGAAGAACCTACTACAGATCAAGTTGAAAGGGAATATCCAGAACATGTTGTAGACTCTAAAGTAGACACAGAAGATTCTTGTGCAGCTTTGGTTACTGAGGAACCTGTGTCTGAAACATTTGAAGGTCTAGTAGAAAGCAAGATAGATGATGAAAAGACCAAGTCTGAAGATTTTGTGGATGCTAAGCTGGACACAGAAGAATCTTCTACAACTGAAGGTACTGAAGAGGCTGCCAAATCACAAAGTCTTGCAGAGGGTGGTGAAGCTGAAGAGGTGTTAGACAGCAGTGTAGAGTCACAGTCCTCACAAATACTCTTAGGAGAAGGTGAAACTCCTGCAGATCAAGTTGAAAGTGAGCAGCAAGATTATTTTGAAGAGCCTAAAGTAGACAAAGAAGATTCTTCTAAAGATCAAGTTGAAAGTGAGCAGCTAGAACATGTTGTAGACCCTAAAGTATACACAGAAGATTCCTCTGCAGCTTTGGTTACTGAGGAACCTGTGTCTGAAACATTTGAGAATATAGTAGAAAGCAAAATAGTCCATGAAAAAACACAGTCTGAAGATCTTGTGGATCCTAAGCTGGACACAGAAGAATCTTCTACAACAGCAGATACTGAGGAGGCTACCAAATCACGATGTATTGCGAAAGGTGGTGAAGCTGAGAAGGAGATAGACAACAGTTTAGAGTCACAGTCATCACAAATACTATTCGAAGAAGGTGAAACCCCTACAGATCAAGTTGAAAATGAGCAGCGAGAACATTTTGTAGACCCTAAGCTGGACACAGAAGATTCTTCTACAGCTGTACTTATTGAAGAACCTGTATCTGAAAAACCTTCTACAGATCGAGTTGAAAGTGAATATCCAGAACATGTTGTAGACTCTAATGTAGACACAGAAGGTTCTTTGGCAGCTTTGGTTACCAAAGGACCTGATTCTAAGAATTCTTCTGCAGCTTTGGTTACTGAGGAACCTGCGTCTGAAACATTTGAAGGTCACGTAGAAAGCAAGATTGTTGATGAAAAGACTCAGTCTGAAGATCTTGTGGATCCTAAGCTGGACACAGAAGAATCTTCaactgaagatactgaagaggtTACCAAATCACAAAGTCTTGTGGAGGGTGGTGAAGCTGAAGAGGTGTTAGACAGGAGTGTAGAGTCACAGTCATCACAAATACTATTAGAAGAAGGTGAAACTCCTGCAGATCAAGTGGACAGTGAGCATCTAGAACATGTTGTAGACTTTAAAGTAGACACTAAAGCTTCTTGTGCAGCTTTAGTTACTGAGGAACCTGTGTCTGAAACATTTGAAGATCAAGAAGAAAGCAAGAAGGATGATGAAAAGACAAAGTCTGAAGATCTTGTGGATCCTAAGCTGGACACAGAAGAATCTTCTACAACAGCAGATACTGAAGAGATTACCAAATCACACAGTCTTGCAGAGGGTGGAGAAGCTGAGGAGGTGTTAGACAGCAGTTTAGAGTCAAAGTCATCACAAATACTTTTCGAAGAAGGTGAAACTCCTGCAGATCAAGTTAAAAGTGAGCAGCTAGAACATGTTGTAGACCCAAAAGTAGACACAGAAGATTCTTCTACAGCTTTGGTTACTAAAGAATCTGTGTCTGAAACATTTGCAGATATAGTGCAAACCAAGATAGTCCATGAAAAAACAAAGTCTGAAGATCTTGTGGATCCTGAGCTGGACAAAGAAGAATCTTATACAACAGCAGATATTGACAAGGTTACCAAATCACAAAGTCCTGTGGAGGATGGTGAAGCTGAGGAGGTGTTAGACAGCAGTTTAGAGTCACAGTCATCACAAATACTCTTAGAAGAAGGTGAGACACCTGCAGATCAAGTTGAAAGTGAGCAGCTAGAACATGTTGTAGACCCTAAAGTAGACACAGAAGATTGTTCTACAGCTTTGGTTACTAAAGAATCTGTGTCTGAAACATTTGAAGATCAAGcagaaagacagatagatcatGAAAAGACTCAGTCTGAAGATCTTGTAGATCCTAAGCTGGACATAGAAGAATCTTCTACAACAGCAGACACTGAAGAAGTTACCAAATCACAAAGTCTTGCGGAAGGTGGTGAAGCTGAGAAGGAGATAGACAACAGTTTAGAGTCACAGTCATCACAAATACTATTAGAAGAAGATGAAACTCCTACAGATCGAGTTGAAAGTGAGCATCTAGAACATGTTGTAGACTCAGAAGCTTCTTGTGCCGCTTTGGTTACCGAAGAACCTGTGTCTGAAGATTCTACTGGATCTTTGGTTACCGAAGAACCTGTGTCTGAAGATTCTACTGGATCTTTGGTTACCGAAGAACCTGTGTCTGAAGATTCTACTGGATCTTTGGTTACCGAAGAACCTGTGTCTGAAGATTCTACTGGATCTTTGGTTACCGAAGAACCTGTGTCTGAAGATTCTACTGGATCTTTGGTTACTGAAGAACCTGTGTCTGAAACATTTGAAGATCATGGAAAAAGCAAGAATGATGATGAAAAGACAAAGTCTGAAGATTTTGTAGATCCTAAGCTGGAAACAGAAGAATCTTCTACAACAGCAGATACTGAAGAGGTAACAAAAACACAAAGTCCTGCGGAGGGCGGAGAAGCTGAGGAGGTGTTAGACAGCAGTATAGAGTCACAGTCATCACAAATActcttagaagaagctgaaacaGATCGAACTGAAAGTGAGCATTTAGAACATTTTGAAGAGCCTAAAGTAGACACAGAAGATTCTTCTACAGCTCTAGTTGCCGAAGAAACTGCATTTGAAACATTTGCAGATCTAGTGGAAAGCAAGATAGATGATGCAAAGACTCCGTCTGAAGATATTGTGGATCCTAAGCTGGACACAGAAGAATCTTCTACaactgaagatactgaagaggtTACCAAATCCCAAAGTCCTGCAGAGGGTGGTGAGGAGGTGTTAGACAGCAGTGTAGAGTCACAGTTGTCAGAAAAACTCTTAAAAGAAGGTGAAACCCCTACAGATCGAGTTGAAAGTGAGAGGCAAGAACATTTTGTAGACCCTAAAGTAGACACAGAAGATTCTTCTGCAGCTTTGGTTACTGAAGGACCTGTGtctgaagattctattggatcttTGGTAACTGAAGAACCTGCTTCTGAAACATTTAAATGTCTAGTGGAAAGCAAGATAGTTGATGAAAAGACTCAGTCTGAAGATCTTGTGGATCCAAAGCTAGACACAGAAGAATCTTCTACAACTGCAGATACTGAAGAGGCTACCAGATCACAAAGTCTTGTGGAAGGTGGTGAAGCTGAGGAGGTGTTAGACAGCAGTATAGAATCACAGTCATCACAAATACTGTTGGAAGAAGGTGAAATTCCTACGGGTCGGGTTGAAAGTGAGCATCTAGAAAATTTTGTAGACTCTAATATGGACACAGAAGATTCTGCTACAACACTTGATACTGAAGACGTTACCGAATCGCAAAGTCCAAAAGATAAGGGTGAAGCCAAAGAAGTGTTAATTAGCAGTTTGGAGTCACAATCATCACAAATACTCTCTGAAGTAAGTCAGCAGTCAAATTTACTCAAAGACTCAGAGTATTATAAGCAACACGATGAAAGTCCTATACATCAGGTTGGGAGTCAGCATCCAGAAAAATTTTTAGACTCTAAGATGGACGCAGAAGATCCTTCAACAACATTGGTTACGGAAGAGCCCCTTCCTAAGACATTTAAAGAACCATCAGAAATCAATGCAAATGTCGCAAACCCTGAGTCTGAACAATCCGCAACTAATCAGGAAGAAATAGAAAATTTTTCATCGAACGTTGAACTTGAAGCAAGTATAGAATGCCAGGTGGAGAAAACCGAATTTGATACTTCACCTCCAGAGGACCAAGAACACttgacttccaaacagctgggcAAGGAAAGTGTTAATGATGACCATAATGGAAAACATGAAGGTACAGATACAGAGAATTTATTATCTGAACCTACAGAATTAGTTCCTTCTCCAAGTCATGAACATATTACAGAAAATGAAGAATATATAACAATGAAACATTCTGACTTAGTTACACAAGATTTTAGCCTGGAGCAGAGAGAAAATGTAGATACTGAAGACCATGAAAGAGACTTCTATAAGGAAAAAGACAAAGAATGTGATGGCAAATCGACAGAAGGAGCAAAGGAACCTTCAACCGAGCATCTAGATGAATTCAATGAAGACAATGTTATCAGTTCAAATGTGCCTAATAATGAAGAATGTGAAATCCAAGGTGGAATAACACTGGGGACTGACCAAGATGACGTCCAGGTTGGTGAGACACCATCAGAAGAAAGTTCAGAAAATGATGGCTCAATAGTTTACGGTGAGAGTTCCCCAAATGTGTCAACTTTCAGCCCTGCTCTTGAACAGGAAAATAGTAAAACACAACTTTCTGAGAAAGACGATATTGGTGTTGACACTGAATCCAAGAGTCCAAGGGAACATGGCCAAAATGATCCATTATTGACTTCGGAACCAGAAAGTAGTCTCGCGGAACAGACAGAGCCTCAGGCATCATCGGATGACGAAAAAGCCATAGCAAGTGATTCTTCATATGATTCCAGCAGAGAACATGACGATATGTCCGAATATACAAGGGAATATAGCGAGGATGGTAAAAGAGTGAATGGAATAAATGGGCACACTATTGTACAGGCCACTCTCGATTTAGAAGCCCATTTGTATAATGGACATTCTACCGAACAGGACAGTAAAATCATAATTTCTGAAGCAAAGATTATAAGGTCGGATGGTGATATAGTAAAATCACAGTCCCAGGACAAAATAGAAGACTCTCTAATAGAATTTACAGTATCGGAAGGAAAAAGTGAGGGCTTTTTCCAATCTTTGATTGAAACATCTGAAGGCTGTTTAGACGAAGCTTCCGAAATTAAGAATAACATACAAACTGCTGTCACATATGTGGACTCTGATAATAAGAAAGTAATAAACCCATATCTTAGAGAACGGGATTTAGGTGACCCATCGGAAATAACATCTGAAGATCTTGTGGACACAAATCGGGAAGTAAGTGACACAAACCAAGGTTTAAAAATTAACCAAAAACAAGAAGGTTCATGGTCATCGGATGAGTAAATGGACTGATCATGCCTGATCATAAAACAACTGAAACTTTCTATCGCAGTGGGTATTGGCCACTTTTATGCAGGATGAAGGTCCAACACTTCTAAATGTGTCCACGTGTCCATGTCTCAAGTCCACATTTCCCGTTCCTTCGAACTTGGAGATCCAGACGTAGGTTCCTACGTACTCGAAACTCGTCTGCCTATGACTTTTTGAGTACTTGTTTCTTTTTTGACTATTTAATATGTTCTGCATGGTACATTGTGTCCATTATATATGGGCACATGATCTGTTTATCTCTCCGTCAATGGACTCCATGTCATGGTTACATAGTCCACATTGTAAGGTCAAATACTGTATTACAtattttaaagttaaaggggtactccgctgctcagtgttacGAGAaggaactgttccgaacgctgaagccgggagctcgtgatgtcatagccccaccccctcaggatgtcacaccccgccccctcaatgcaagtctatgggagggggtgtgacactgtcacaccccctcccatagacttgcattgagagggcggggcgtgacttgcattgagagggtgggacTATGAGATCCACGAGCTcccggcttc from Hyla sarda isolate aHylSar1 chromosome 11, aHylSar1.hap1, whole genome shotgun sequence harbors:
- the NES gene encoding nestin isoform X2, whose amino-acid sequence is MQCMNSFGSTPPEPFSHSLSIQHRTPTDWWRSICTSMSRMETYPTTVALGDESAQMFSLNKRLEAYLSRVKALEEENELLRAEIQHLQSTRANKSTVRKYHDEIMKLRDALDDGHREMVQVEIDRDSIYQELEYVTELCHHEKQAQEDAKKELSKSKKLLEEETRAQTWLKERLIQLEQEMEDILKTHEEDKALIEQEISSYSQRLENFKMVPANFKPVNVEDYANRLAQIWQGAVEEYKDQASALEAKLAQAKENLKKVLDENKQGQQELQNLEGDLQSLKVRKEMLENLLTDQWMEQQEEEGRLQLEIEALEKEKQDLRVQIAQVLEDRQQLMHLKMSLSLEVATYRSLLEAESTRLYSPSADYKISSSFNDSVLEQSSFRKGRHENIKALVPSDNRLKANKKQSAETSSTKRYLHVKSTSFSNRSSPVTKEFQKVSSVLQSQGLNYTKASSAKASTPLPPAESILGRHHQNGDVVKKKKVHFISYSQDSSKPVTKEITRKENDIESVLNGNVYHTIDTELKKTDRLNGANGEKETESVQVESTLETEEKHIQVISDFGLEEQHFVGALKKDIDTLVFEKPHKENTDLEVLLANDDHTSDGNINGENIIEKQEVIQTVSSQIVYAEGEELVEPLEYHNMESSIKVHDEEFRTVLDYIKPNTQDIDKPNVFGSDGGPEQGTEYSLSQELDFDTPVSYNADVDNASHGKEEDTNQEVDGQKESREVNESLKVNRTEETPKDVEAEVNLQNKVIIIDQKIQVLSSLKVDNDQLFDHGHNLTKDIYDEQESQMEEYHENTEKDTEEVPQNTNIEKYIDNELDHQPSGQDEDILDGPLSLESEVDQGRDDKLEHIQFDQKKQERFQFCDAAESKGHLINEEDFETQSKKEEEEGFEKDYGSEENINNAEQNINDIMDREQSRIHVVKEVYQSTNQIQEDFEETPLQYQEENNFELSDVEQINQSYEVQHRSVTVKTSEETPQEYSDTNWEESDDQKINDILDQLDNVQEEVSRVSEEILDSPLSDLKSVEQSDAEQEGHDIFGDYSENKQVVQTTDSEGHGLLENLPDLKQEEIHELVQKENMISNDNEKSAEPQIVLSTQSEQYVGFSLNIIPNNLRFTSENDGEVEQQEKKINVTDEEAETHKDEIILEEKERELDIFEKEIICQQSTIVLEHERENLLLEDRKSHVLLAENPYDFDGPIEKSITALDDIEAANIPDNENLISEDSMDSQDISIYSQKSDEFEISKDYQLEQTLPDTTPLPNLDEFEDLVDEEIITEESVEVNKSQCPARDAEAEEVLDSSLESQSSQILTEVSDQSNVTKDSDYSEQQDQSPIDVIQREHQEHFVDYKLDSSAEHFTEEPSSELGEDPVESKTEDENAKSEHFVDAKLNTGDNEQPATESSEDPSERKTDDENTESAYFVDPKQEKEVVTKSKSLLDGGEGEEMLDSSSESHSLLPEVGEQVNLIQYDGKDFDYEQKDESPIELVESEHPEDFMDPKLHKEDSSTTLFTEEVIEPQSPTDSGEAEDFEYSKLDTKETSTTADTEEVTTSQSPAEGGEAEEVLDSSLESQSSQILLEEGHFADSKVDTEDYSAALVTEEPDSEDLSTALVTEEQVSETFEHPVESKIDDEKTKSEDVVDPKLDTEESSTTEDNEEVTKSQRLAEDGEAEEVLDSSLESQSTEILLKESETPTVCVESEQLEHGEDPKVDTENSSAALVTEEPASETFQNLVESKIVDEKTQSEDLVDPKLDTEESSTTEDTEEATRSQSLAEVGEAEEVLDSSLGGETRTDQVESEHLEHVVDPKVHTEDFSAALVTEEPVSETFERPIESNIDDEKIQSKDLVDPKLDTEESFETEDNEEVTKSQSLAEDGEAEEVLNSSVESQSSQILLEGEISTDQGANEQQEPFVDSKVDPEASSTAVLTKEPASEEPTTDQVEKEYPEHVVDSKVDTEGSLAALVTKGPDSKNSSAALVTEEPVSEDSTGSLVTEEPVSETFEDLEESKKDDEKTPSEDLVDPKLDTEESSTTADTEEATTSQNLAEGGEEVLDSSLESHPSEILLQEGETPADQVESEHLEHVVDPKVDTEDFSAALVTEEPVSETSERPVESNIDDEKTQSKDLVDPKLDTEESSETADNEEVTKSQSLAEDGEAEEVLDSSVESQSSEILLEGESPTDRGENEQRKNFVDSKVDPEASSTAVLTKEPASEEPTTDQVEKEYPEHVVDSKVDTEDYLDSENSSAALVTEEPVSEDSTGYVVAEEPVSETFEGLVECKIVHEKTQSEDIVNPKLDTEESSTTADTEEVTKSQSLAEVGEAEVLDSSIESQSSEIFLEEGETPADQVKSEHQEHVVDSKVDTEAFSATLVTEEPTTDQVEREYPEHVVDSKVDTEDSCAALVTEEPVSETFEGLVESKIDDEKTKSEDFVDAKLDTEESSTTEGTEEAAKSQSLAEGGEAEEVLDSSVESQSSQILLGEGETPADQVESEQQDYFEEPKVDKEDSSKDQVESEQLEHVVDPKVYTEDSSAALVTEEPVSETFENIVESKIVHEKTQSEDLVDPKLDTEESSTTADTEEATKSRCIAKGGEAEKEIDNSLESQSSQILFEEGETPTDQVENEQREHFVDPKLDTEDSSTAVLIEEPVSEKPSTDRVESEYPEHVVDSNVDTEGSLAALVTKGPDSKNSSAALVTEEPASETFEGHVESKIVDEKTQSEDLVDPKLDTEESSTTADTEEITKSHSLAEGGEAEEVLDSSLESKSSQILFEEGETPADQVKSEQLEHVVDPKVDTEDSSTALVTKESVSETFADIVQTKIVHEKTKSEDLVDPELDKEESYTTADIDKVTKSQSPVEDGEAEEVLDSSLESQSSQILLEEGETPADQVESEQLEHVVDPKVDTEDCSTALVTKESVSETFEDQAERQIDHEKTQSEDLVDPKLDIEESSTTADTEEVTKSQSLAEGGEAEKEIDNSLESQSSQILLEEDETPTDRVESEHLEHVVDSEASCAALVTEEPVSEDSTGSLVTEEPVSEDSTGSLVTEEPVSEDSTGSLVTEEPVSEDSTGSLVTEEPVSEDSTGSLVTEEPVSETFEDHGKSKNDDEKTKSEDFVDPKLETEESSTTADTEEVTKTQSPAEGGEAEEVLDSSIESQSSQILLEEAETDRTESEHLEHFEEPKVDTEDSSTALVAEETAFETFADLVESKIDDAKTPSEDIVDPKLDTEESSTTEDTEEVTKSQSPAEGGEEVLDSSVESQLSEKLLKEGETPTDRVESERQEHFVDPKVDTEDSSAALVTEGPVSEDSIGSLVTEEPASETFKCLVESKIVDEKTQSEDLVDPKLDTEESSTTADTEEATRSQSLVEGGEAEEVLDSSIESQSSQILLEEGEIPTGRVESEHLENFVDSNMDTEDSATTLDTEDVTESQSPKDKGEAKEVLISSLESQSSQILSEVSQQSNLLKDSEYYKQHDESPIHQVGSQHPEKFLDSKMDAEDPSTTLVTEEPLPKTFKEPSEINANVANPESEQSATNQEEIENFSSNVELEASIECQVEKTEFDTSPPEDQEHLTSKQLGKESVNDDHNGKHEGTDTENLLSEPTELVPSPSHEHITENEEYITMKHSDLVTQDFSLEQRENVDTEDHERDFYKEKDKECDGKSTEGAKEPSTEHLDEFNEDNVISSNVPNNEECEIQGGITLGTDQDDVQVGETPSEESSENDGSIVYGESSPNVSTFSPALEQENSKTQLSEKDDIGVDTESKSPREHGQNDPLLTSEPESSLAEQTEPQASSDDEKAIASDSSYDSSREHDDMSEYTREYSEDGKRVNGINGHTIVQATLDLEAHLYNGHSTEQDSKIIISEAKIIRSDGDIVKSQSQDKIEDSLIEFTVSEGKSEGFFQSLIETSEGCLDEASEIKNNIQTAVTYVDSDNKKVINPYLRERDLGDPSEITSEDLVDTNREVSDTNQGLKINQKQEGSWSSDE
- the NES gene encoding nestin isoform X1 — translated: MQCMNSFGSTPPEPFSHSLSIQHRTPTDWWRSICTSMSRMETYPTTVALGDESAQMFSLNKRLEAYLSRVKALEEENELLRAEIQHLQSTRANKSTVRKYHDEIMKLRDALDDGHREMVQVEIDRDSIYQELEYVTELCHHEKQAQEDAKKELSKSKKLLEEETRAQTWLKERLIQLEQEMEDILKTHEEDKALIEQEISSYSQRLENFKMVPANFKPVNVEDYANRLAQIWQGAVEEYKDQASALEAKLAQAKENLKKVLDENKQGQQELQNLEGDLQSLKVRKEMLENLLTDQWMEQQEEEGRLQLEIEALEKEKQDLRVQIAQVLEDRQQLMHLKMSLSLEVATYRSLLEAESTRLYSPSADYKISSSFNDSVLEQSSFRKGRHENIKALVPSDNRLKANKKQSAETSSTKRYLHVKSTSFSNRSSPVTKEFQKVSSVLQSQGLNYTKASSAKASTPLPPAESILGRHHQNGDVVKKKKVHFISYSQDSSKPVTKEITRKENDIESVLNGNVYHTIDTELKKTDRLNGANGEKETESVQVESTLETEEKHIQVISDFGLEEQHFVGALKKDIDTLVFEKPHKENTDLEVLLANDDHTSDGNINGENIIEKQEVIQTVSSQIVYAEGEELVEPLEYHNMESSIKVHDEEFRTVLDYIKPNTQDIDKPNVFGSDGGPEQGTEYSLSQELDFDTPVSYNADVDNASHGKEEDTNQEVDGQKESREVNESLKVNRTEETPKDVEAEVNLQNKVIIIDQKIQVLSSLKVDNDQLFDHGHNLTKDIYDEQESQMEEYHENTEKDTEEVPQNTNIEKYIDNELDHQPSGQDEDILDGPLSLESEVDQGRDDKLEHIQFDQKKQERFQFCDAAESKGHLINEEDFETQSKKEEEEGFEKDYGSEENINNAEQNINDIMDREQSRIHVVKEVYQSTNQIQEDFEETPLQYQEENNFELSDVEQINQSYEVQHRSVTVKTSEETPQEYSDTNWEESDDQKINDILDQLDNVQEEVSRVSEEILDSPLSDLKSVEQSDAEQEGHDIFGDYSENKQVVQTTDSEGHGLLENLPDLKQEEIHELVQKENMISNDNEKSAEPQIVLSTQSEQYVGFSLNIIPNNLRFTSENDGEVEQQEKKINVTDEEAETHKDEIILEEKERELDIFEKEIICQQSTIVLEHERENLLLEDRKSHVLLAENPYDFDGPIEKSITALDDIEAANIPDNENLISEDSMDSQDISIYSQKSDEFEISKDYQLEQTLPDTTPLPNLDEFEDLVDEEIITEESVEVNKSQCPARDAEAEEVLDSSLESQSSQILTEVSDQSNVTKDSDYSEQQDQSPIDVIQREHQEHFVDYKLDSSAEHFTEEPSSELGEDPVESKTEDENAKSEHFVDAKLNTGDNEQPATESSEDPSERKTDDENTESAYFVDPKQEKEVVTKSKSLLDGGEGEEMLDSSSESHSLLPEVGEQVNLIQYDGKDFDYEQKDESPIELVESEHPEDFMDPKLHKEDSSTTLFTEEVIEPQSPTDSGEAEDFEYSKLDTKETSTTADTEEVTTSQSPAEGGEAEEVLDSSLESQSSQILLEEGHFADSKVDTEDYSAALVTEEPDSEDLSTALVTEEQVSETFEHPVESKIDDEKTKSEDVVDPKLDTEESSTTEDNEEVTKSQRLAEDGEAEEVLDSSLESQSTEILLKESETPTVCVESEQLEHGEDPKVDTENSSAALVTEEPASETFQNLVESKIVDEKTQSEDLVDPKLDTEESSTTEDTEEATRSQSLAEVGEAEEVLDSSLGGETRTDQVESEHLEHVVDPKVHTEDFSAALVTEEPVSETFERPIESNIDDEKIQSKDLVDPKLDTEESFETEDNEEVTKSQSLAEDGEAEEVLNSSVESQSSQILLEGEISTDQGANEQQEPFVDSKVDPEASSTAVLTKEPASEEPTTDQVEKEYPEHVVDSKVDTEGSLAALVTKGPDSKNSSAALVTEEPVSEDSTGSLVTEEPVSETFEDLEESKKDDEKTPSEDLVDPKLDTEESSTTADTEEATTSQNLAEGGEEVLDSSLESHPSEILLQEGETPADQVESEHLEHVVDPKVDTEDFSAALVTEEPVSETSERPVESNIDDEKTQSKDLVDPKLDTEESSETADNEEVTKSQSLAEDGEAEEVLDSSVESQSSEILLEGESPTDRGENEQRKNFVDSKVDPEASSTAVLTKEPASEEPTTDQVEKEYPEHVVDSKVDTEDYLDSENSSAALVTEEPVSEDSTGYVVAEEPVSETFEGLVECKIVHEKTQSEDIVNPKLDTEESSTTADTEEVTKSQSLAEVGEAEVLDSSIESQSSEIFLEEGETPADQVKSEHQEHVVDSKVDTEAFSATLVTEEPTTDQVEREYPEHVVDSKVDTEDSCAALVTEEPVSETFEGLVESKIDDEKTKSEDFVDAKLDTEESSTTEGTEEAAKSQSLAEGGEAEEVLDSSVESQSSQILLGEGETPADQVESEQQDYFEEPKVDKEDSSKDQVESEQLEHVVDPKVYTEDSSAALVTEEPVSETFENIVESKIVHEKTQSEDLVDPKLDTEESSTTADTEEATKSRCIAKGGEAEKEIDNSLESQSSQILFEEGETPTDQVENEQREHFVDPKLDTEDSSTAVLIEEPVSEKPSTDRVESEYPEHVVDSNVDTEGSLAALVTKGPDSKNSSAALVTEEPASETFEGHVESKIVDEKTQSEDLVDPKLDTEESSTEDTEEVTKSQSLVEGGEAEEVLDRSVESQSSQILLEEGETPADQVDSEHLEHVVDFKVDTKASCAALVTEEPVSETFEDQEESKKDDEKTKSEDLVDPKLDTEESSTTADTEEITKSHSLAEGGEAEEVLDSSLESKSSQILFEEGETPADQVKSEQLEHVVDPKVDTEDSSTALVTKESVSETFADIVQTKIVHEKTKSEDLVDPELDKEESYTTADIDKVTKSQSPVEDGEAEEVLDSSLESQSSQILLEEGETPADQVESEQLEHVVDPKVDTEDCSTALVTKESVSETFEDQAERQIDHEKTQSEDLVDPKLDIEESSTTADTEEVTKSQSLAEGGEAEKEIDNSLESQSSQILLEEDETPTDRVESEHLEHVVDSEASCAALVTEEPVSEDSTGSLVTEEPVSEDSTGSLVTEEPVSEDSTGSLVTEEPVSEDSTGSLVTEEPVSEDSTGSLVTEEPVSETFEDHGKSKNDDEKTKSEDFVDPKLETEESSTTADTEEVTKTQSPAEGGEAEEVLDSSIESQSSQILLEEAETDRTESEHLEHFEEPKVDTEDSSTALVAEETAFETFADLVESKIDDAKTPSEDIVDPKLDTEESSTTEDTEEVTKSQSPAEGGEEVLDSSVESQLSEKLLKEGETPTDRVESERQEHFVDPKVDTEDSSAALVTEGPVSEDSIGSLVTEEPASETFKCLVESKIVDEKTQSEDLVDPKLDTEESSTTADTEEATRSQSLVEGGEAEEVLDSSIESQSSQILLEEGEIPTGRVESEHLENFVDSNMDTEDSATTLDTEDVTESQSPKDKGEAKEVLISSLESQSSQILSEVSQQSNLLKDSEYYKQHDESPIHQVGSQHPEKFLDSKMDAEDPSTTLVTEEPLPKTFKEPSEINANVANPESEQSATNQEEIENFSSNVELEASIECQVEKTEFDTSPPEDQEHLTSKQLGKESVNDDHNGKHEGTDTENLLSEPTELVPSPSHEHITENEEYITMKHSDLVTQDFSLEQRENVDTEDHERDFYKEKDKECDGKSTEGAKEPSTEHLDEFNEDNVISSNVPNNEECEIQGGITLGTDQDDVQVGETPSEESSENDGSIVYGESSPNVSTFSPALEQENSKTQLSEKDDIGVDTESKSPREHGQNDPLLTSEPESSLAEQTEPQASSDDEKAIASDSSYDSSREHDDMSEYTREYSEDGKRVNGINGHTIVQATLDLEAHLYNGHSTEQDSKIIISEAKIIRSDGDIVKSQSQDKIEDSLIEFTVSEGKSEGFFQSLIETSEGCLDEASEIKNNIQTAVTYVDSDNKKVINPYLRERDLGDPSEITSEDLVDTNREVSDTNQGLKINQKQEGSWSSDE